The Vulpes vulpes isolate BD-2025 chromosome 1, VulVul3, whole genome shotgun sequence genome contains the following window.
TGGTAAAAGAGCTGGTCCCAGTCAGGAGGCCTGTCTGGGGCCAGGTCCACGGCCAACTCTGCCTGCCCACCATGTACCACCAGCCGCTCAGGTGCGCCCCAGAACGTCTCCAGAAGGAGAGTGGCAGTCACACGGTGGGGCTCTACAACACCAGCACCCCCTGCACCTTGCTAAGCACTGGACTGCCTCCCACCAGGGTCCCTCGGCACCCGCTGATTCCGGTACCCGTCCtgggcctgctgctgctgctcctgctctccATCCTGCTGCTGGGCCAGTCTCCgccccccacctggccccacctccagctctgctACCTCCAGCCCCCTCCAGTGTGAGGTGCTCAGAGCAAGGCCTAGGCAGAGAATTCCTCGGGGCTCTTCCTACTGTTATTACCATTGTTGTGCCACCGTGACCTGGGAGGACCTGGGTCCCGGAACCCCAGATACAGTGCTCCAGGACACACACCCCTGTATTGGGTTTTTatgtgaagtctttttttttttttttttaacatcagtgACCACAATTCTTAACAATACCAAAACACACCCAATAATGGATTAAATGCTAGGGGCTTATTTTCCTCCTGAAACCAGCCTGGAGGAGAAGAACTGTGGGTCCACAGCTCTGGGTCTCCACAGCCTAGGGGTCAAGGGAGCTGGGATTCTTTATCATCCTCCTGGCCCTTCCTCTTGCTCAGGAGGTGGCAGACATAGCTTCATGTGTCACATCTGCAGGAATAAGGGGACATGtccctttgtggttttttttgttttttttccctttgtttataaAGAAAACCAGTAGCCTTCCCAGAGCCAACCGCAGAGCCGTGTTTCTGTCTCATTTGCTGGAAGTGTTTATTGTGACCACTCTTAGCTGCAAGAGAGGCTGGGAGACAGAGCacctcttccctctcctggcagaaagagagagagagacatgtggGTCCTGCACACATCACAGATGTCCACTGCAGTGCAAACAGCTGGCAGGAGATGGACCAGTGTGCCATTTGTTCACTCATCACTAACTGCTCATCCATGTGCCACAATTAGACCTTAGAAGATAAAGCTgtatgggcatctgggtggctgcaTCTgacctctgctcaggtcatgatcttgaggtcctcgGATGGAACCTCACCTCAGTCTCCCCAATCAGCAGGAagtctgtccctctgcccctccccccactcatgtttgtgtgctctttcaaataaaatattttaaaaattcattaaattatttattttaaggaaaataaaactgtagaaaAATAGGCCCCTCCAATGCCAGCCTGAGGAGCACTGGTTTTCTCCTCAGGATGATGGGAGCTTTGGGAGattttattgcttgttttttgttttgttttgttttgttttttttttttttggttgagtttTAATTGAGATGTAACACATCATCAGCACATGTACTAAGATTAGAACCATACAGTTAAGTGGACACATCTTAGTATCAGGTGCGTTAGTTTTTGCATAATGCAAATACCCACAAAACCAAAACTCAGGTCAAGATATAGAATAGTTGCAGCACCACAGAGACTTCATTCAGAGAGTTTTgagcaggggagggtcagagTCCCCCTATTTAAAAGCAGATAGTGATAGAGGTAGCTTCAGGCTCCAGGGGAGCCCAGAAAATGCATTAAACCCGTCCTAGGAGGATAGGAATTTTGTCCCAGTTAGGTGACATCTGCGTGCAGTCTTGAAAGATGAGTGAAGTTTGTTACAGTGAGCAGGGACTGAGGAGGGTGTCATGGGCAAAGGGAATAGTGTGTGTGAAGACCAGGTGGTGGGAAAGAGCCTGTGTGTGCAGAGAGCCATAGAAAGCACCATGTTACTGAGATTTAAAAGGGGGGGAGTGTTTGGGGGCCAAGGAAAGATTTGAGGCCACAGACTGGTGAGAAGAGAGGCAGGCAAGAGCCCACAAAGGTTTTTAAACACCGGCCTGAACTTTAATCCCAAGTGCCCAAGAAAGGGCTGTGAGCAGGGAAAGGACAGTATCAGCTctacgggggcacctgggtgctcagtggttgagcatctagacgccttcaggtcaggtcgtgatcctggtgtcctgagatcaagtcctgcatcaggctccccgcagggagcctgcttctccctccgcctatgtctctgcctctgtctctcgtgaataagtaaaatcttaaaaagaaaatcagctcgggatcctgggctccctgtatggagcctgcttctccctctgcctgtgtctgtctgtctctctctgtctctcatgaataaataaataatctttaaaagaaaaaaaaaaaggaaatcaactCTAGATGGGGAAGAGAGCCTCTGATCCTCCATGCAGGATGAATGTGAAGTGAcgcaggaggtggggagaaggctGGGGTCATGGTCCACATGGGAGAGGATGAGGCCTGAGCTGAGCTGATCATGTGGATGGaaagaaggggaagggcagaaagaggcagagcaagaaggaTGGAGCCAGAGACTGCCTGCCGTGAAGGAGGATGAAGAAGGATGGGACAAGGAGAGCACGTGGGTCTGACCCAGTGACTCGTAGACAGAGCATTTCCAAAACGGAAACCCATGAGAAGAAGTGGGTTTGGGGAAACACTGAGCTCATGTGGGATAAGTTAAGTGTCAGGGTTCCAAAGAGTGGTTGGAGCCCTGAGCCTTGAGCCCGAATTCCAGAGATGGGGTCCTGAATGTTATTACCTGTGGATGGTCATTGACGTTTTGGGAATTGCCGACATTTCctaggaagaggagaggagagtgggGACGGAAGGGCTTCCAGACACCATTTTATGAAAAGCTTCAAACGCTAGGGGAGACATCTAGGGAGGAAGTATGGAAGGAGCTCAGGCCAAGACTACCAGGCCCTCCAGCCAAAAGCCAACAAGGCTCTTCACGGGGATGTTGTGAGGTTCAAAGAGCCCATAGGAGTGCAATATTTAGAggagtgcctggcatataataactGTTCATAACTCTTTTATATCATTTCTCCACGAGTGTAATGGCAAGATCTAGACTAGAAGTCACAGATCTGGTTCCAGTTACACTTTTGTCCTTTACTGGAGCTGACAACTTGGGGAAATTGCTCTGGACTTTCAGAGTCTTACTTGCGAAATTTGGCTAACTCCAGATGGAGTTGAGGAATATAATTCCTTCAGAGAAGGAGGTCCACCCCTACAGCCTAAGGCCAACTAGGACGCCGTCCGCCTCCCAGAAATACCACTGATGGGAGAGCCTGCCGGTAGCCCAGCGacggccccgccccttcccctcGAACCACGcccccatccccgccctcctCGCTAGACCAATCAGCGCTCGATCCGCACAGGCCGCGCCCCGCAGAGCCCTCTGCGTGCCCCTCCAGGTACGTTGCCATGGTCACCACTGAGCGTTGGGACCCAAGGGCTGGCGGAGCCGCCAGTGAGAAAGAGACGGAGATAGAAACAGACAGATTCCGTTGGCTGCTGCTTCGCTTCACCTGCgccccagccctgtgcccccGGGAGCTTGACGCCTCGTCTTCTTGTCGTCTCCTCCCGCCCCAACGTGGCGCGCCGATGGTCTCCCGGGAAGGGCGCATTCAAAAAACCCTGAACAAACTTCTGgaagttgctgctgctgctgctgctgctgctgagaggCAGGAACCCTTTTCTAACAAAAGCCTTTTGCTTCGTGAGCGCTGTGATGAAGTTTTCTCTTGGTGCATCTGGGGGTAAAATCCTCAGGTGCGGGGGTAAAAaaggctcagaggttaagcagcCCTTCCCAATACCACACAGCTATGTTCGGGGTAACACGGTCTTGAATGGCAGGTACATCTCACCCTACAgtcacgcgcgcgcgcacacacacacacacacacacacacactcatctttCCACGCAGAAGTTGGGAAGTGAGGACAGTGCAAACGGCGAAATTCGGAGAAAATGAGAgctggaagagggagagggaaacaacaaaagaaaagacatgagggaatcagagaaaaaaaaagtgattaagaatggaaggaagggggatccctgggtggctcagcggtttggcgcctgcctttggctcagggcgcgatcctggagacccgggatcgaatcccacgtcgggctcccggtgcatggagcctacttctccctctgcctgtgtctctgcctctctctctctctctctctctctctcatgaataaataaataaaatctttaaaaaaaaaaaagaatggaaggaagagtttcagaggcagaaagaagactagagagaggaggcagagggttaGGAACCCAGGAGGGTGGAAAGAGAAGTttcagagactcagagagaaggCAAACAGACacccagagagggacagagacacagagaaggggacagagacTCGGGGAAACTGAGAGTTGGTTGCAGAGAAACccagagaggaggacagagaCCGCAGGTGGGGTTGGAGCAGAGGTgcgggtggggagggacagaggcacgGAGTGAGCGGAGGGGACAGTGCTGGGGCATGGAGGGGGCGCAGAGCAGAAACGCAGAATACGAGTGTAGGGAGGGAAAGATAATTGGGAAAAAATGGGATGAGGAGAGAATATCTCCAGAGAGGGAACTGAGGGAACGAGAGACGCGGTAGTGGCGACGGAAGCCCCGCCCCTGGATCCCGcatacacacgcacgcacacacaccccgccCCGGGGCGCAGGAAGGAGGCGGAGACCGGAGCGCTGGGGTAGGATCTTTATTGAGGGGAGGCGAGCGCGGCGCTCAGCGCGCGTCCAGCACCAGCAGCTTGTGCATGTACGAGTTCAGCCAGTGGCGGCGCTCGAGGGCGGCCAGCAGCCGCGCGCGCTCCCGGAAGGCCGCGTCGTCCGCCAGCGCCAGGCTCCGCCGCGACAGCGGGGTGGCGGGTCCCGCCCAGGCCCGGCCGGGGGCGCGGAGGCTGCGAGGAGACGGAGAGATGCGGTCACCGCGggtcccgcccgcccgccgccacCTGTACCCCACCCCCCACGGTCTAACTCGAAGCCCTGTCCCTGCGCCGGCTGCAGAGTGGCTCGGTGACtgtccccaccatcaccaccccacCCCGTCTCCCTCTGCACGAGTCTCTGTTCACCCGGCTCGAAGCTCCCCAAGGCAGGCGTCCCCCCCAACGCTAAGCGCGCGGTCCGACACCCACGAAGGACCCAATAAACTTTGCCCAAGGAACGAGTCCACGGCTGCTTCGGCTCCTTTCAAATCTCTCAACGCCTTTCTCGGGATCTTTTTGCACCTTTTTCCCGTGCGGATCCCCTGCCCACACTCCACCGCTCTCTAcccctggttctctctctctcatctctctctctctctctctctctctctctctctctctctctcgtctctggGCCCCgtctctctttgggtctctttCTGGATCCCCGCCCCTCCCTGGGTGTCCCGGGGCGCCGCACGTACCTAAGGACCCCAGCGGGGGGCAGGGCGACTCCTGAGGCTGAGCGGTGGCCCCAGGGCaccagcagtagca
Protein-coding sequences here:
- the PTH2 gene encoding tuberoinfundibular peptide of 39 residues → METRQVPRSPRMRLLLLLLLLLVPWGHRSASGVALPPAGVLSLRAPGRAWAGPATPLSRRSLALADDAAFRERARLLAALERRHWLNSYMHKLLVLDAR